ACTACCCGCCCGACCCCGCGTTTTTGGACCTGTGCGACGAATACGGCCTGTGGGTCATCGACGAGAACGACCTGGAGACGCACGGCTTCTCCGAACTCGGCTGGCAGGGCAATCCCAGCGACGACCCCCGGTGGGCGGACGCCTGTCTGGACCGGATGCGCCGCATGGTCGAACGCGACAAGAACCACCCCTCCGTCGTCCTGTGGTCGCTCGGCAACGAGGCCGGCACCGGTCGCAATCTGGCGGCCGCCGCCGAGTGGACCCACCGGCGCGACCCCACCCGCCCACTGCACTACGAGGGCGACAGCGACTGCTCGTACACCGACGTCTACAGCCGGATGTACGCGGACCACGACGAGGTGGACCGCATCGGGCAGGGACTCGCGGGGCCCGAGCGCACCCGTGAACTTCCCTTCATCCTCTGCGAGTTCGGCCACGCGATGGGCAACGGACCGGGCGGCCTGCTGGAGTACCGCGACCTGTTCGAACGCCACCCGCGCTGCCAGGGCGGCTTCGTATGGGAATGGCTCGACCACGGACTGGCCCGGCACGACGAGAAGGGACGCGCCCACTTCGCGTACGGCGGAGACTTCGGCGAGCCCCTGCACGACGGCACCTTCGTGATCGACGGAGTCGTCCACCCCGACCGAACGCCGTCGCCCGCCCTCACCGAGTTCGCGAAGGTCTTCGAACCGGTGCGGATCACGGTGGTCGACGGCGCGCTACGCGTCACCAGCCACTACGACACCGCGTCGACGGCGCATCTCGACTTCTCCTGGACGCTGGAGGAAGAAGGCATCGAGATCGCGTACGGCGCCCTCACCGTGCCGCCACTCGCCGCCGGCGCCACCATCGATCTGCCCCTGCCCGAACTTCCCGAACCGCCCGCCACGGGTGCGGAGAGCTGGCTCACCGTACGGGCCGCACTCGCCGCCGACACCTCATGGGCGCCGGCCGGGCACGTGGTCGCCTGGGGCCAGAGTCCCGTCGCTCCGAAGCCGCACCCCGCCGCACCCGCCACCGGTTCCGCTCTCGAAATGACGGACACCGAACTGCGCCTGGGACCGGGCGTGTTCGACCGCACCACCGGTCAACTGACCGCGCTCGGCGCTCTGATGGTCGAAGGCCCCCGGCTGGACCTGTGGCGTGCCCCCACCGACAACGACCGCGGCTCCGCCGACCCCGACGAAGCACGATGGCGCACTGCCGGTCTGCACCGTGTGCAACACCGGCTCGTCGGCGTCGAACTCCTCGGCGACGCCCTCGTCGTACGCACCCGGGTCGCCCCGGCCGGTCACGGCTTCGGACTGCGGGCCGACTACCACTGGAGCGCCGGCCCACAGCGCCTGCGACTGCGCCTGGACGTCGAGCCAGAGGGCACCTGGCCGTGCACACTGCCCAGGCTCGGGCTGCGCATGACCGTGCCCGGCACCCTCGGCGGGGCCGAGTGGTTCGGGCGCGGACCGGGGGAGGCGTACGCCGACAGCCGGCAGGCCGCCCGGATCGGCCGCTTCACCAGCACCGTCGACGCCCTCCAGACGCCGTACGTCCACCCCCAGGAGAACGGCAACCGCATCGACCTGCGCTGGCTGCGACTGACATCCGCCGACGGGGCGGGCCTGCGTGTCGACGGCGAACCCGCCTTCGCCTTCACCGCGCGCCGCTGGACCTCGGAACAACTCGACGCCGCGACCCACACCACCGGCCTGGAGCCCGGCGGGACGATCGTGCTCAACCTCGATCTCGCGCAGAACGGACTCGGATCGGCGTCCTGCGGACCGGGCGTCCTGCCCCGGTACCGCCTGCACCCGGACAGGGCCTCCCTCACGCTCACCTTCACTCCTTCGGGCCGGGCCGGTGACTGAGACCGCTCCCTCCTCCCGCCCCGCGCTCTGGTGGGCACGGCCCGCCTCCGGAGCGTGGACCTGTGCCCCCGCCCCCACCGAGGTGCGCGCCTTCCACGCGTCCCTGCCCGAGTACGCCCCCACGCCGCTGACCGAACTCCCCTCACTCGCCGACGACTTGGGAGTGGGCCGGGTGTTCGTCAAGGACGAGTCGTCCCGGCTGGGCCTGCCCGCCTTCAAGGCGCTCGGCGCGTCCTGGGCGGTGCACCGCGCCCTCGCCGAACGGGCGGCCCACGGCGCGGAGACCGGCCCCGTCACGCTGGTGGCGGCCACCGACGGCAACCACGGCCGTGCGGTGGCCCGTTCGGCACGCCTCCTCGGCCGGCGTGCCCATGTCTTCGTCCCGCAGGGGGTGCACCCGACGGCCGCGGCGGCCATCGCCGCCGAGAACGCGGAGGTCACCCGGATCGCCGGGACGTACGACGAGGCCGTGCGGCGAGCGGCCGAGGCCGCGTCCGCACCGGGCGCGATCCTGATCCAGGACACGGCCTGGCCGGGCTACGAACGGATTCCGGGCTGGATCGTCGAGGGCTACTCCACCCTCTGCGCCGAGATCGACGAGCAACTCGCCGCCGCCGGCGCCGGGATGCCCGATCTCGTCGCCGTACCGGTGGGTGTGGGCTCACTGGCCCAGGCCGTCGTCACCCACTACCGCGCCCACCCCTCCGGCCCGGCCACGGCG
This window of the Streptomyces niveus genome carries:
- a CDS encoding glycoside hydrolase family 2 TIM barrel-domain containing protein, coding for MPSSYVEDPAPGHGSSAPRAAFRSDAPALSLNGEWRFLLSPTAEAAPEGIEQDDFDDRHWNGIPVPGHWQLNGHGSPAYTNVRYPFPVDPPHVPSDNPTGDHRLVFDLPDDWTDQPAVLRFDGIDSCGRVWLNGAELGVTKGSRLPAEFDVGPLLRRRGNLLAVRVHQWSAGSYLEDQDMWWLSGIFRDVTLLARPAGGVRDYAIHAGYDHLTARGTLRLDADSGVRLSVPELAITALPAGQPAEVADIQPWSAEEPRLYEGEVHTDTERVPVRIGFRTVTVEDGQLKVNGRRIVFRGVNRHEFHPDSGRAVPRESAVADIELMKRHNVNAVRTSHYPPDPAFLDLCDEYGLWVIDENDLETHGFSELGWQGNPSDDPRWADACLDRMRRMVERDKNHPSVVLWSLGNEAGTGRNLAAAAEWTHRRDPTRPLHYEGDSDCSYTDVYSRMYADHDEVDRIGQGLAGPERTRELPFILCEFGHAMGNGPGGLLEYRDLFERHPRCQGGFVWEWLDHGLARHDEKGRAHFAYGGDFGEPLHDGTFVIDGVVHPDRTPSPALTEFAKVFEPVRITVVDGALRVTSHYDTASTAHLDFSWTLEEEGIEIAYGALTVPPLAAGATIDLPLPELPEPPATGAESWLTVRAALAADTSWAPAGHVVAWGQSPVAPKPHPAAPATGSALEMTDTELRLGPGVFDRTTGQLTALGALMVEGPRLDLWRAPTDNDRGSADPDEARWRTAGLHRVQHRLVGVELLGDALVVRTRVAPAGHGFGLRADYHWSAGPQRLRLRLDVEPEGTWPCTLPRLGLRMTVPGTLGGAEWFGRGPGEAYADSRQAARIGRFTSTVDALQTPYVHPQENGNRIDLRWLRLTSADGAGLRVDGEPAFAFTARRWTSEQLDAATHTTGLEPGGTIVLNLDLAQNGLGSASCGPGVLPRYRLHPDRASLTLTFTPSGRAGD
- a CDS encoding diaminopropionate ammonia-lyase; the protein is MTETAPSSRPALWWARPASGAWTCAPAPTEVRAFHASLPEYAPTPLTELPSLADDLGVGRVFVKDESSRLGLPAFKALGASWAVHRALAERAAHGAETGPVTLVAATDGNHGRAVARSARLLGRRAHVFVPQGVHPTAAAAIAAENAEVTRIAGTYDEAVRRAAEAASAPGAILIQDTAWPGYERIPGWIVEGYSTLCAEIDEQLAAAGAGMPDLVAVPVGVGSLAQAVVTHYRAHPSGPATALLSVEPRTADCVLQSLVLGEPVSVTTGETTMAGLNCGTPSGIAWPLLRDGLDAAIAVDDADSARAAGDLAALGVSSGPCGAAPLAGVRAALSGDGADERRTALGLGPASTVVLLSTEGSAANPHGAPG